The DNA sequence ACAGAACCCTCTTTCTTTTTTCATAAATCTGCTTACGCCTTAAAATAATAGGGATAACAAACAAAATAATAAACAATTTCAAATACACACCCCATACAAAATACACTTAATGTTAATTTTTTAGTATTTTATCTACACAATACCCCATTTTTAAATAGATCATTTCTTTTTTATTGATATTTTTGTAAAAACAAAATTAAAATCATGTAATTATTTAAACCCCTTAGGAACTACCCATTCCTGATTTTTAGAAACATAAAATTTAATTGTTATGAAGAAAATTGAAGCCATCGTTAGAAAAACGAAGTTTGAAGAAGTACGCGCAGCTCTTCATGAAGCTGATATTGACTTTCTATCCTGGTGGGAAGTTAAAGGACAGGGCACTGCACGTCAAGGACTTATCTTTAGAGGAATTGCCTATGACGTAAATTCAGTAGCACGAATTTATATCACCTTTGTTGTACGTGACCAAAATCTCGAAAAATCGATCAACGCAATTCTCGAATCAGCCTATACAGGAGAAAGTGGCGATGGACGGATTTTCGTTAGTGACATCAATGAATCGATTCGAATTCGCACCAAAGATCGTGGTGACGAATCGCTATACAACAAATAACCCCCTCATCCCGAAAAGCAAATGAAATTTAAACATATCGGATTGGCACTACTGTCAGTAGTTGCTCCCAACATACTTTTTTCGCAGGAAATTACGGCAACTACATTGCCGGCACCAGTTCCATACATCGATTTTGGAAATACCGCATGGATGATTATGGCTACCGCCCTGGTTATGCTGATGACAATCCCCGGACTTGCCTTATTTTACGGCGGCCTGGTTCGTCAGAAAAACGTTCTTAACATTTTAATGCAGTGTTTTATTCTAACTGCGGTTATTACTCTGGAATGGGTGTTTTTTGGATACAGCCTTTCTTTTAGTTCGTCAACAGGAGTACTTGCTCCTTTCATTGGAGGTTTCGACTGGGCATTTTTGAATGGAATTGGAATTAATGATGTGAGTCCATATTACATTTCACAAGCTACAGCGCGCATTCCACACCTTTTGTTTGTAATGTTCCAATGCATGTTCGCGGTAATTACACCAGCTCTTATTATTGGAGCATATGCCGAACGCATCAAATTTAAAGGATTCCTGATTTTCTCGGTACTCTGGTCAATTTTCGTTTATAATCCGGTTGCACATTGGGTTTGGTCAGCCGATGGTTGGTTATTAAAAATGGGGGCGCTCGATTTCGCCGGAGGAACAGTAGTTCATATCAATGCTGGTATTGCCGCCCTCGTTATGACACTCATGATTGGTTCGAGAAGAAATTACAATAACCATCCAACCGCTCCCCATAACATTCCTCTGGTAGTTATTGGTGCCGCTTTACTTTGGTTCGGCTGGTTTGGTTTTAACGCCGGAAGTGGATTGGCCGCCGATGGATTAGCCATCAGCGCATTCCTTTCAACCCACGTTGCAACCGCTACCGCAGCATTTACATGGGTACTTTTAGATTGGACAATCAACGGGAAACCGACAGTAATTGGCATTTGTACTGGCGCTGTTGCCGGACTGGTAGCCATTACACCCGCCGCCGGATTTGTTGGAGTACTGGGCGCTGTAGTAATAGGTGTTATTGTTGCCCTGGTTTGTTTCTTTATGGTATCGGTTGTGAAACACAAATTTGGCTACGATGATTCACTCGATGCTTTTGGAGTTCATGGAATTGGTGGTATTCTTGGTGCGCTTTTAACCGGATTCCTGGCGACTCCAGCCATCCAATCCTCATACAGCGGTTTGTTTTACGGAAATCCAAAACAACTCTGGATTCAACTGGTTGCTACAGTTACAACGATGGTATTTTCAGGAGTGATGACTTTTATCCTCTTTAAAATTGTTGACAAAACGGTTGGTATTCGTGCATCTCAAAAAGAAGAAATTGCAGGTCTCGACATTACCCAACACAACGAAATGGCATTAGCCGAAGATTAATTTCAGTGGGTTTATCGATACGATTTCGTAAAGTTTAGTTCGATTATATAGTTCTCGCTTCAGAAGATTTTCTGAAGCACTCAGTGAGAGACCTGTTGGGGGACAGGTCTCTCTTCTTTTATCTCAATTGAAGATTTGTTAATAAATCGACGTAAATCTTAAAACCTTCTTCCATCTCAGAAATGAGGATATACTCATCGGCAGTATGCGAGCGGGCACTATCTCCCGGCCCAATTTTCACTGATGGAAATGGAATTACGGCCTGATCGGAAGTAGTTGGTGAACCATAATAGCTTAGCCCCAAACTTATTCCTCGCTGAACAATCGGATGTGCAACAGGAATTCCTGAAGAGTTTAGCCTGAACGATCGTGGTACGACATCCGCATCAACGAGCTCTGTTATTATATCACATGCTTTCTGGTTCGAATAAAACTCATTCGTGCGCACATCAACTGTAAACGAACACAGATCTGGAACCACATTATGCTGACTTCCAGAATTCAGGATTGTTACTGTCATTTTTACTGCTCCCAGAATATCCGAAACTTTTTCGAATTTATAATTCCGTATTTTTTCAATATCGGCAATGGCCTTATAAATCGCATTTTCGCCTTCTTCGCGTGCGGCGTGCCCTGACTTTCCATGAGCAGTACAATCCAACACCATCAGTCCTTTTTCAGCAATAGCCATTTGCATCTTGGTTGGTTCGCCAACGATGGCCAAATCCAACGTACCCAACTCGCCCAAGATACTTTCCA is a window from the Aquipluma nitroreducens genome containing:
- a CDS encoding P-II family nitrogen regulator, giving the protein MKKIEAIVRKTKFEEVRAALHEADIDFLSWWEVKGQGTARQGLIFRGIAYDVNSVARIYITFVVRDQNLEKSINAILESAYTGESGDGRIFVSDINESIRIRTKDRGDESLYNK
- a CDS encoding ammonium transporter; the protein is MALLSVVAPNILFSQEITATTLPAPVPYIDFGNTAWMIMATALVMLMTIPGLALFYGGLVRQKNVLNILMQCFILTAVITLEWVFFGYSLSFSSSTGVLAPFIGGFDWAFLNGIGINDVSPYYISQATARIPHLLFVMFQCMFAVITPALIIGAYAERIKFKGFLIFSVLWSIFVYNPVAHWVWSADGWLLKMGALDFAGGTVVHINAGIAALVMTLMIGSRRNYNNHPTAPHNIPLVVIGAALLWFGWFGFNAGSGLAADGLAISAFLSTHVATATAAFTWVLLDWTINGKPTVIGICTGAVAGLVAITPAAGFVGVLGAVVIGVIVALVCFFMVSVVKHKFGYDDSLDAFGVHGIGGILGALLTGFLATPAIQSSYSGLFYGNPKQLWIQLVATVTTMVFSGVMTFILFKIVDKTVGIRASQKEEIAGLDITQHNEMALAED
- a CDS encoding M20 family metallo-hydrolase: MDKYINLLKSLISVSSLSRNEQDAAQIIRNFFTESKVRFDSKVNNTWVRNQFWKEGLPVVLLNSHIDTVKPASGYTRNPFSPDVENGILYGLGSNDAGGPLVTLLAVFMYFNSMENLPFNLIYAATAEEEISGTNGLESILGELGTLDLAIVGEPTKMQMAIAEKGLMVLDCTAHGKSGHAAREEGENAIYKAIADIEKIRNYKFEKVSDILGAVKMTVTILNSGSQHNVVPDLCSFTVDVRTNEFYSNQKACDIITELVDADVVPRSFRLNSSGIPVAHPIVQRGISLGLSYYGSPTTSDQAVIPFPSVKIGPGDSARSHTADEYILISEMEEGFKIYVDLLTNLQLR